In Balaenoptera acutorostrata chromosome 3, mBalAcu1.1, whole genome shotgun sequence, the genomic stretch ATGCAGAGATTAAGTggttagagaaaaaataaaggggCAAGGAAGAGGGGCGGAGACTGGAGCTAAGGGAGAAAATGAGGGTTAAGAAATCAGGCCAAGACTTACTGTAGGTTGTTGAAAGGGACTCAGCTCACCATCTTTTTCACCTCATCTTTATATCCAGGCAGGGACTGGGCTCCAGGGCAGGGCTGAATTTGGGTTCCAGGCTTTTCcccttcagtgatctctggttCTTTTCTTACAGTGACTCTGGTCCCCACTGGGCCTCAGTCCCTGGACCCTGGTCTCTCCCTCCTGAAGTCATTGCTCTCTGTTCTGGACCAGGCTCCCCAGGGGTCCCTCAGCCGCTCACGGTTCTCTGCATTCCTGGCcaacatttcttcttcctttgagcCTGGGAGAATGGGGGAGGGACCGGTGGGAGAGCCTCCACCTctccagccccctgccctccggCTCCATGATTTCTTAGTGACGCTGAGAGGCAGCCCAGACTGGGAGCCAATGCTGGGGCTGCTGGGGGATGTGCTGGCACTGCTGGGACAGGAGCAGACCCCCCGGGACTTCCTGGGGCACCAGGCAGGTGTGCTGGGTGGACTTGCAGAGGTGCTGCTGGGAGCCTTAGTTCCCGGGGGACCCCCTAACCCTACCAGGCCCCCATGCACCCGTGATGGGCCCTCTGACTGCGTTCTGGCAGCTGACTGGTTGCCTTCTCTGCTGCTGTTGTTAGAGGGCACACGCTGGCAGGCCCTGGTGCAGGTGCAGCCCAGCGTGGACCCTGCCAATGCCACAGGCCTCGATGGGAGGGAGCCAGCCCCCCACCTTTTGCAGGGTCTGTTGGCTTTGCTCACTCCCATGGGGGAGCTGGGCTCTGAGGAGGCTCTTTGGGGAGGTCTGCTGCGCACAGTGGGGGCCCCCCTCTATGCTACCTTCCAGGAGGGGCTGCTCCGAGTCACTGACTCCCTGCAGGATGAGGTCTTTTCCATTCTGGGGCAACCAGAGCCTGATGTCAATGGGCAGTGCCAGGGAGGTGAGTGCTGCTGGGTCTGGGGCTGGGCTGTGGCAGGGCAAGGAAGGGTGAGACTGGGGTAGTTCTCTTCCTTACTCTTTCCCTCCTAGGCAATCTTCAGCAGCTGCTCTTGTGGTAAGTAACAGGAGAGGAGTTCTGAGGGATTGGGCATGGGACGTCATCAGCCTCCAGAGCGGAAGAGGAAACTGATGGGAGGGGTGTAGTTTACTGGTTTTTGAGTGTGACTATCGAGGTTGGTGTCCCAGCTCTACCTCTtcctagccatgtgaccttgggcaggttatagCCTcattctatgcctcagtttccccacttgggAAATATGGATAATCTTAACTACCTCAGAGTTTTTGCaagggattaaatgagttgatactgTATGTGTAAACCACTTAGAACTGTGCCTTGCACAtggtgcttgataaatgttaaCTAATAAAGATGGGGTATGGAAAGAAAGGACGGGATTGGCCTCCTCCACCCCTTACTGTTTCTGGACAACAGTGCCAGAGCACAGGCGGACATATTCAGTTGCTGGGCAGAATTCCTGATCTGAGGCCAACCAAGGGTTGTGTTTAAGCTGCCTAAAAGCGGAtgcagaaaggagaaagaagggggCCGGGTGGACAGAAGGGACTCCAACTGCTCCTAGGTGATTTTTGTGCCTTGGCGGGACAgatctctctcccctttccccccatTCCAACATTTAAACCGGTAACACCAGTACTCCCAGCGACCTCACTTTTGGAAAAGCCTATGCTTGCCAACCTCCCTGCAGGGCTCTGGGCCGGGGCCAGAAGTCTCAACTTGAGGAAATGTAAACTGATCAGATGCTCGcctgctcctccctctgcatCCAGGGGCATCCGGCACAATCTCTCCTGGGATGTGCGGGCGTTGGGCTTTCTGTCTGCATCGCCACCTCCACCCCCCGCGCTCCTCCACTGCCTGAGCACAGCTGTGCCTCTGCCCAGGACTTCCCAGCCCTCAGCCAACATCAGCCCTCGCCAGCGGCGGGCCGTCTCTGTGGAGGCCCTCTGTGAGAACGCCGCAGGCCCAGCACCGCCCTACAGCATTTCCAACTTCTCCCTCCACGTGATCTGCCAGCACATCAAGCCTGTCGCCCCGCAGCCCCCTCCCAGCACCGCTGCCATCTGCCAGACAGCTGTGTGGTATGCAGTCTCATGGGCACCAGGTGCCCAAGGCTGGCTCCAGGCCTGCCACGACCAGTTTCCCGAAGAGTTCCTGGAGGCAATCTGTAGCGACCTCTCCTTTTCCACCCTGTCGGGTCCCAACCGCCGCTTGGTAAAGCGGCTCTGTGCGGGcctgctcccaccccccaccagctGCCCTGAAGGCCTGCCCCCTGTCCCCCTCACCCCAGAGATCTTCTGGGGCTGCTTCTTGGAGAACGAGACTCTGTGGGCTGAGCGGCTGTGTGGGGAGGCGAGTCTGCAGGCTGTGCCCCCCAGCAACCAGGCTTGGGTTCAGCATGTGTGCCAGGGCCCCACCCCGGATGTCACGGCCTCCCCACCCTGCCACATTGGACCGTGTGGGGAACGCTGCCCAGATGGGGGCAGCTTCCTGATGATGGTCTGTGCCAATGACACCATGTACGAGGCCCTGGTGCCCTCCTGGCCTTGGCTAGCAGGCCAGTGCAGGATAAGTCGTGGGGGCAACGATACTTGCTTCCTGGAGGGGTTACTGGGCCCTCTTCTGCCCTCTCTGCCTCCACTGGGACCGTCCCCACTTTGCCTGGCCCCAGGCCCCTTCCTGCTTGGCATGCTGTCCCAGCTGCCACGCTGTCAGTCCTCCGTGccggcccctgcccaccccacacgCCTACACTATCTCCTGCGCCTGCTGACCTTCCTCCTGGGTCCAGGGGCCGGAGGGAACGAGGCCCAGGGGATGCTGggtcaggccctgatgctctccAGTCTCCCAGACAACTGCTCCTTCTGGGATGCCTTCCGCCCCGAGGGCCGGCGCAGTGTGCTGCGGACAGTCGGGGAGTACCTGGAACAGGAGGAGCAGCCGACCCCTCTGGACTTTGACCCCACTGCCAGCTCCAGCTCTGGTTTAAGCAAGATGGAGCTGCTGGCCTGCTTCAGCGTGAGTGATCTGCCAAGGTGAAAGCTCCTGGAACAGAGGGAAGGGCCTCCATGGGAATTCTCTACTATATTACTGAGAGGCAGTAGTGTAGTGCAGCGGTTAAGCCCACAGCTCTGGCGTCATACAGGCTTGGGTTTACGTCTTAGTTCTGTGATCAACCCTGGACAagtttttaacctctctgagcaatatttttctcatctgcaaacgAACGGGGAGAATAATGGTGCCACTCTTTTTAGGGTGGCTGTAAGGATTACATCAGATAACACATGCTGTGGCCTTAGCACTAGTATATGatataaaaacaatatataataaatgttatCTCATTATTCTTCCTGACTTTTTGATTTCCCCCCTTTCTGCTCTGGAAAGGAAAGGGTTCAAGTTTGAGGGCTCTAATTCTGTCCCTAGAGAGTGAGAATTGGAAACTGGCAAAATATAGGAAGATAaggcagaaatgagaaaaattcaGGGTGATTGCAAATCAGAAGAGTTGGGTTTCAGGTTCAACTATGCCACAAGTGTGGTTTTAGGTGAGTAATTTAATTTGGTTttcctgggcttcagtttcttctctgTAGAGTGAAGGGGCTAGAATATGTGAATACCTTAGTTTATTCATTGAGTTCCGCTAATTTGTAAGGCACTTTGCTAGGTTCTGTAGGGAATATAAAGGTTCCTTACTCCATGTTAGGGCCCACTTCCTCGAGTCCTGGGACCAATGAAATGTAATAATTTGGTTCATATctacaagtatttactgagccaACTAGGGGCCTGGCCTGGGAAAGGCTATAGCAGACGTGGTCCCTGACCTAAAGGAGTGTAACATCTGAGCAGACACACATACTAGCTTCGGATGAAGGACAAGCATTCTAGCAAGTGGAGCTGGAGTGCCTGGGGAAGCCACAGGAGGGACAGATGAGACAGCTCTCTTGGCatcttgtctgtctccccaccagCCTGTGCTGTGGGATCTGCTCCAGAGGGAGAAGAGTGTTTGGGCCCTGCAGATTCTAGTGCAGGTAACAGATGcggcgggggggggagggggcagtatGTGGGTGGACTGGGTGATAGCTGTGGCCTGAGGTCCCTGCCCAGTGAAGCCATAACCACCATGACCTCCTACTCCCAGGCATACCTGCACATGCCGCCAGAAAATCTCCAGCAGCTGGTGCTTTCAGCGGAGAGCGAGGCTGCTCAGGGCTTCCTGACGCTCATGCACCGTTCCTGGGCCCAGCTGCAGGTGGGCACGGAGGGAGAAGGGAATGAGGGTGGCGGGGGAAATCTAGGAATCAAGAGCACCTGGAACCAGGTAGGCAGTGGGCTCGCTCCAGCAGAAGGAGGAACTCAGCAGGGGAGATGGCCAGAAGAGTGGGCATCCCCAGCGCCGGCATTCATTCCTGTGCCCCCACAGGTGCCACCATCTGAGGAGCAGGCCCTGGGTCGTCTGACAGCCTTGCTGCTCCAGCGGTACCCGCGCCTCACCTCCCAACTCTTCATCGATCTCTCACCACTCATCCCCTTCTTGGCTGTCTCCGACCTGATGCGTTTCCCACCATCCCTGTTGGCCAATGACAGTGTGTAAGGACCTTGTACCACTCCTCCTGATCCTGTCAGGGTCAGGCCAATACCCCCCACCTAGAGCAGCCCCTTCGATTAAAACTGGGGAGTCTCCTTCCTGTCCATGACAGCAGGGCTGCACAGAGCCAGGGAACAGGGCCAAGGGCTAAGACCCATTACTCTCCCCAGCCTGGCTGCCATCCGGAATTACAGCCCTGGAATGAGGCCTGAACAGAAGGAGGCTCTGGCAAGGCGACTGCTGGCCCCTGAGCTGTTTGGGGAAGTGCCCGCCTGGCCCCAGGAGCTGCTATGGGCAGCGCTGCCCCTGCTCCCCCATCTGCCTCTGGAGAACTTTCTGCAACTCAGCCCTCATCAGGTATGAGAATGATCCTTTATTTGACTAGGCTGTTTTCTGATAGGTGGGATGGGAGTCAGTGGCATGTCTCCTAGTCCCACAGTGACCCCAACACGAGCTGACCTTCCCCATCTCAGATCCAGGCCCTGGAGGATAGCTGGCCAGCGGCCGGTCTTGGGCCAGGACACGCCCGACATGTGCTGCGCAGCCTGGTGAACCAGAGTGTCCAGGATGGAGAGGAGCAGGTGCGCAGGTGAGTGGTTGTGGGACCAGTGATCACGGCCAGAGCGGGGGAGAGGCAGGTACAGCTGCCATGATGGGTTGGGGTCCTAGAAAGGAAGGGGCAAGAGAGTAGGCAGTGGCCCCTGGCGGTGTAGGGCTCCAGGAGAGAGGCCTGTCTGTGGCATCCACATTTACTAGTTTAGCGGTCGGAGTGCTTGCTCCGTGTACCCACATGGTCCCTGCCTTAGTACCAGCCTCAGTGAAGGCCAGCTTCATGCCCTCTTCAGGCTGGGACCCCTCGCCTGTTTCCTGAGCCCTGAGGAGCTGCAGAGCCTGGTACCCTTGAACGATCCAATGGGGCCGGTAGAACGGGGGCTGCTGGAATGTGCGGCCAACGGGACCCTCAGCCCACAAGGACGGGTGAGCCCCTCGGCACAGGCCTACAAGACTCCAGGCTTCCTGTGGCAGGTGGTCTGTGTGGAGGACGTGCCCAGTCATCTCAACCAAGCTTGAGCACAGTTGGTGCCAGCCCTTGCCCCACCTTGGCTACCTTCATTCCTTACTTCCTTACTCCATGGCCATTCTTATCTGTTACCACCTTTCGGGACCCTGCTCCATCTGGTCTATGACATCTCGAACATATCCTTTGATGTCTTGAACCCAATCTGCTCCTCTCCCATCCCTGGTTCCAAGCCATAATCCAGGCCCTGGGAAATCCAGATGTGGGATTAGAGAGGAGGCTTAAGGTTCACCTGTCTTTTCTCTCCAGTCCCAGACCTTCTTTGGTTACAGGTAGCATATGAACTTCTGGGGGTGTTGCGCTCATCTGGAGGAACTGTGCTGAGCCCCCGGGAGCTTCGAGTTTGGGCCCCTCTCTTCCCTCAGCTGGGCCTCCGCTTCCTGCAGGAGCTGTCAGAGCCCCAGCTTAGAGCCATGCTTCCTGCGCTGCAAGGAACCAGTGTCACACCTGCCCAGGTGTGCCTATCTCACTCCCTGGCTTCCATCTGCCACCCGCGGAACCTCAGTCAAGAGAATTACATTCAAGGATACCATCGGACCCCTGAAGCCTCCTTTTCCTCTGTCCCAAGGAGGACTCCCTCATCCCCCTTCCTCAGACGAAGAAGAGCCCAGAGCCAGGCTGGTCACTGGGGTGGTAGAGAGAGAGCTGGAAGTTTTGGAGGGCGGGCCCTAGGGACCTGCTTGGGACCTGGCTGCCAGGACCTGAGAGCTGTTGTTTCCTGTCCCATCCTCCCTCAGGCTGTCCTACTGCTTGGACGGCTCCTCCCTAGGCGTGACGTGAGTAGCAGAAACTTCTCAACATCCCCCGGAGCTCTCTGTCCCCCCCTTTCCCTGGCTCCCTCTCAGTTCCCCTCATACTTGCCGCCTTTCTGTACTGTGATTGTCCTCTTCCCTACCACCTGGCCCGGCTTCTTCAGGCCTCTTGTCTCTCTTGCTCCCCAGCTGTCCCTGGAGGAACTCTGCTCCTTGCACCCTCTGCTTCcaggcctcagctcccagacatTCCAGGCCACCCCTAGGCGAGTTCTGGTTGGGGCTTGTTCCTGCCTGGCCCCTGAACTGTCACGCCTCTCAGCCTGCCAGACCGCAGCACTGCTGCAGACCTTCCGGGTATGAGAGCAGCAGGGAGAATGGCCAATCAGGGATGAGGGCTCTGGTTGGGAGGAGGGCATCTTCCCTGTGCCCAGGGAAGGCCCCTCAAACCTCAccacttttacacacacacacacacacacacacacacacacatacacgcagcCAATTCTCATGCAGGTGAAAGATGGAGTTAAAAACATGGGTGCAACAGGTGCCAGTGCAGCTGTGTGTATCCCTGGTCAGGTACGTGTGGTTTCTCCTGACTGAGCTCCTCTCCATGTCCCAGGGCTGTTTCATATGGCTGGTGCTGCCCCACATTCTCTCCCTGCAGTGGCCCCGAGAGTCCAAGTTAGCTCTGTGCCCACCAAGACATTAGTAGCTCTCCCCAGGGCCAGTTGCAGGACAGCATGACATCCTAGAATGTCAAAGCCACAAGGGTCTGAGAAATCTTCCAGGCCAGTCATTCTGTTTTCAGATAAAGAGACCAAGGCTCTGAGAGACTGAGGGAGTTTAGTCCATCAGGTGCCTAATCAACAGCGACACTTGACCACAACCGCCTTTTATGTGAGGGCTCTTGGGTGTGCCCAGCTAGAGTGGCACATGCCATTCCACCCTTCTCCTAGTTTTGGTCCCTTCCTGCCCCCATGGTTCCCCTTCTTCTTTGAGTCCTGAGTCCAGACCCTTTCACCTATCACTACACTGCTACACCCACCCCACCAGCAGCCTATCCCCACCACCTGGCCAGACTGCCTGCTGCCTCTGCTCCCACTAAAGCTGCTACAGCTGGAATCTGCTGCTCTTCTGGCTGACCGAAGGCATTACCGGGAGCTGCCCTGGTCTGAGCAGCAGGTAATTCTTTCCACTACCCCAGAACTCCCTTCTCTCAGTATTTTCCACCTCCCTCACCCATCCCTCAGACATACGGCACATTATCCCTAGCATCCCTTATGATGTGACCtgctttgctctttctttttccctcctccctattgccccatttcctctctctctctctctctctctctctctctctgtgtctctgcagTGGGCATTTGGGAGAGTAGGAGGCTGGCGGGACCCACAGGGTGGAGAGGCAGCACTGGGTCCAAGGCATCATAGGTCCTTGGGCAATATCTCTGCTGGGAAGtggctcctctttctttctcctgtaGGCACAGTTTCTCTGGAAGAAGATGCAGGTGCCCACCAACCTGACCCTCAGGAATCTGCAGTGAGTAACTTGTGTTGAGCTGTGAGTTTAATTCAactaacattttttgagtgcttaccatgtgccaggcaccatgtgaTATGTGGGGGAGTTGGGGTATGAGGATCAATGATGCATAGCCTCAGCCTGTGGGTCTTCTTCTGACTCCTCCTCCCCTGACCCTCCCGCCCTTCCATAGCACAGTATTTATCCTGATTGGGTTCAGGTCCTAGCCCCATCACCtgtctgtgatcttgggcaagtcatttaacctctctaagcttcaatttttccttctgtagaataaaaattaagatgGTACCTTCctactaacacagcattgtaaatcaactatactccaataaaaattttaaaaataaataaataaaatggtaccTTCCTATAGgtagttgtgaagattaaatgagataaggcatAAAAGGTACTTAATACAGTGTCGGGCCCAGTGTGAGCTTCTGGTAGACATTTGCTAATTAATCTTTCAGAGCCACTGACCAAACAGGAATAAACAGGAGTAAGTATCACCTTACTTCCACCCACAGTAAAAGAACCATGGGCTTCTGAAGACGTGGCTCTAGTCTCAGTTTACCACATTTCTAGTAGAATGATGCTGGGAATGTCACTTGACCTCTgtaaatctttattttcttctctgataaacAGTGATGATGTTGTGGGAAGCCAATGAGAATATCTATGGAAAGATATTTCTCAAACTGTAAATTACCGTAAATGAACATGTATACTTGTGTTGAGAATGTTGATATCAAGGAGCAGACAGGCTGTGGCACGTGTTGAATGAGCATCTACCCACTCACACATCTACAGGGCTCTGGGTACTCTGGCCGGGGGCATGTCCTGTGAGTTTCTGCAGCAGATCAACTCGATGGCAGACTTCCTTGGAGTGGTACACATGATCTATCAACTGTCCACTGGGGTTCGAGGGAGCCTGGTGAGAGGGGTGCTTGGGCATTAGTGGGAGCAGGGAGGCGGGGACCCTGGGTATAGAACCCAGCCTCCATGCTCAGCTCTGTCCTGAACCTGCTTCCCTACCCTGTCCTACAGAGGACCTGTATCTGGGCAGAGCTACAGAGGAGGATGACAATGCCAGAGCCAGAGCTGGCAACCCTGGGGCCAGAACTGAGTGGGCTGGACACCAAGCTACTCCTGGACTTACCGTAAGGCTACAAGTGGAGTTACTGGATTCTCAGAAGGCTCAACCTGGGGTAGAAGATCTGCCCTTAGGAAATACCTTAGAGGTGGTGTTTTTCTGTCTGGTGGTTCCCTGACATCAGTTACAGCCTAAATCAGAGGATTCTTTTCAAAGTTGTGCTAGGGgagctttcctggtggtccagtgggtaggactgcatgctcccaatgcagggggcccaggttcgatccctggtaggggaactagatcccgcatgcatgccgcaagtaagagcttgcatgccacaactaagaagtctgcatacCGCAACTGagtctgcatgcagcaactaaagataccgcatgccacaactaaagatcccacatgccacagcaaagatcctgcgtgctgcaactaagacctggtgcagcctaaataaatacatattttttaaaaaacgaaaagCAAACTTGCTCTAGGTATTGACTGGCTCCCCAAACAAGGCCCCAGCATGGGACACCTGAGAGTGGCAACATTGTGATGTGAGCTGCCAagcgatatatatatatttttaatatttatttatttggctgtgttgggtcctagttgcggcacatgggatcttcatttgCCGCGTGcggggatctttagttgcagcatgcgggatctttagttgtggcatgcgaactcttagttgcagcatgtgggatctagttccctgaccggggattgaacctgggccccctgtattgggtgcatggagtcttagccactggaccacgagggaagtccccaagcAATCTTATTATAACCTAGGCCACATTAATAgaggtaaaatatttaaaatgagggAGGTagaagttccctggtggcctagtggttaggattccgggctttcactgccgtggctcgggttcaatctctggtcagggaactgagatcccataagccacatggcatggccaaaaataaaaaaaaaatttaaaaaatgagggagGTAATGATTCAATTCTGCCCCACAGGACTGTAGTCTGCTTAGGGCACTGTGTTCTCAATATGTTCAGAGGAGTAGGTAAAGAGAAAATGTATGAAGCATGTGATAAATACCTTCAAATACCCCAGGGGCTATCAAATAGAAAATAGATTGGCATGTTTCTGAATGGCCCCACTGGGCATGACTAGTACCAGCGAATGAAAATCAGATTTTTACACAATATGAGGAAAATTGTGGTAGTGAGTTCCTGGCCACTGGAGCTATTCAAGCCTAGTCTGGATGGCCCCATAGCAAGAATGTTGTAGAGCAGATTCAAGTATGGGTGAAGAAAGAGAAGACTAGATGAACCTAAGGCGGCTCCTAAACTAGAGACTCTAGGAGTTTATGGGTATCTCACTCACaggcttcttttcccattttaccCCCATGCTCACCCCATTGCCAACTGAACTGTAAGTCAGAGTAGGAAAAAGCTGGCGTTGGTCTTTCTGGGAGGTGACTCCATCCTTACATTTTTATAGACCTTCCCACAGATTTTGGCTTTTGTACTACTTGGTCCAGTTCCAGACTTGGCAAACCTAGATAAGAGTACATGGTGTCACTTCTGACTTTTTGGCaaaatggctttttatttttaaatctttcaaatcTATTGAAATATATTGGTTCTTGGAGATAATTTAGAATCCCAAAGACCTGGATGAGGTGAAAGATCCTGGACCATGAGTTGGAAGACCCGAGTTCCTCATTTGTgaaagagagatgagaaaataCCTCTCTTATCCCCAGGTTTTGCCataggatcaaatgagataatgcctaAAAGAACTTTGTCAATTGTATAGTGCTATACGAATGAGAGGGGACCTTCTCACAATAAGTAGAGGAAGGGTGGTACTGTGGAAAAGAGGAACTGAGAGTAAGAACCCACCATTTGATCTCTTTGAACCTCAGTGTTTAATAAAATGGGGGAGGGGACTTAGTGATACTTAATATTTGGGGCTTTTGATTCCATTAGATGAGGTAGGATTGTTTGTTACTTCTTCTCAAGAAGACTGGAAATATGTCACTCCCTTTGTTCTCTCCCTGCAAGCACTGTGGTGGGAATTGGATCTGGGGCTTCCTTTCCAGGGCCACAGGGTTTGGTCTAGTGTTACCTCTTGTCTGGGCAATGTGGCATTCTGTGGTCCCTTCTCAACTTGGCTCAATTCTGAGTCCTCCCACTGTCAAACTGCTATAGGGTCCGGTTGATGGACAGACTGTCCAGTGAATCCATTATGTTGGTGGTGGAGCTGGTACGAGGTACTCCAGAGCAGCTGCTGGCACTGACCCCACCCCACCGGGCAGCCCTGGCAGAAAGGGCCCTACAAAACTTGGTAAGAGTCCACACCATCAGACTCAGAACTGTAGCCTGGGCCATTCTTACCACTCAGACAATGCTCTCTGTCTTCTAAGCCCAGACCTGAACTTTTGCTGCCAAACAGGTTTTTGTCTACAAGGCCTTAGCCCCTAGATCTACCTCTGGGTTCTATTCTTTGATAGTCTGCTTCATGTTTCTTGTCCATATCCCTTGGAGTATAAGAAATTCCTTGGATTCCACCTCCCAGTCTTACTGCCTGCTCCTATTTGGGCTCGTTGTTTAGAAAAATGAACCATGGCCATGAACTTCATAGGGTCTTGGGTTGGGAGCTGGAGGGAGGCAAGGTCAAAGGTCTTGGTGTCTTGATCAAAGAGACTGGTCCTCTGAGCCAGCGGTGCATTGTCCCAAGGCCTGATGCCCCTCTCCAGGCTCCAAAGGAGACAACAGTGTCAAGGGAAGTGCTGGAGACATTGGGTCCCTTGGTTGGATTCCTGGGGATAGAGAGCACACGACGGATCCCCCTACAGATCCTGCTGGCCCATCTCAGTCAGCTGCAGGACATCTGCCTAGGAGAGCCATTTGCCACAGAGCTGGGCTGGCTG encodes the following:
- the STRC gene encoding stereocilin; this translates as MALSLWPLLLLLSCAGFSPSVISGSFLTVTLVPTGPQSLDPGLSLLKSLLSVLDQAPQGSLSRSRFSAFLANISSSFEPGRMGEGPVGEPPPLQPPALRLHDFLVTLRGSPDWEPMLGLLGDVLALLGQEQTPRDFLGHQAGVLGGLAEVLLGALVPGGPPNPTRPPCTRDGPSDCVLAADWLPSLLLLLEGTRWQALVQVQPSVDPANATGLDGREPAPHLLQGLLALLTPMGELGSEEALWGGLLRTVGAPLYATFQEGLLRVTDSLQDEVFSILGQPEPDVNGQCQGGNLQQLLLWGIRHNLSWDVRALGFLSASPPPPPALLHCLSTAVPLPRTSQPSANISPRQRRAVSVEALCENAAGPAPPYSISNFSLHVICQHIKPVAPQPPPSTAAICQTAVWYAVSWAPGAQGWLQACHDQFPEEFLEAICSDLSFSTLSGPNRRLVKRLCAGLLPPPTSCPEGLPPVPLTPEIFWGCFLENETLWAERLCGEASLQAVPPSNQAWVQHVCQGPTPDVTASPPCHIGPCGERCPDGGSFLMMVCANDTMYEALVPSWPWLAGQCRISRGGNDTCFLEGLLGPLLPSLPPLGPSPLCLAPGPFLLGMLSQLPRCQSSVPAPAHPTRLHYLLRLLTFLLGPGAGGNEAQGMLGQALMLSSLPDNCSFWDAFRPEGRRSVLRTVGEYLEQEEQPTPLDFDPTASSSSGLSKMELLACFSPVLWDLLQREKSVWALQILVQAYLHMPPENLQQLVLSAESEAAQGFLTLMHRSWAQLQVPPSEEQALGRLTALLLQRYPRLTSQLFIDLSPLIPFLAVSDLMRFPPSLLANDSVLAAIRNYSPGMRPEQKEALARRLLAPELFGEVPAWPQELLWAALPLLPHLPLENFLQLSPHQIQALEDSWPAAGLGPGHARHVLRSLVNQSVQDGEEQVRRLGPLACFLSPEELQSLVPLNDPMGPVERGLLECAANGTLSPQGRVAYELLGVLRSSGGTVLSPRELRVWAPLFPQLGLRFLQELSEPQLRAMLPALQGTSVTPAQAVLLLGRLLPRRDLSLEELCSLHPLLPGLSSQTFQATPRRVLVGACSCLAPELSRLSACQTAALLQTFRVKDGVKNMGATGASAAVCIPGQPIPTTWPDCLLPLLPLKLLQLESAALLADRRHYRELPWSEQQAQFLWKKMQVPTNLTLRNLQALGTLAGGMSCEFLQQINSMADFLGVVHMIYQLSTGVRGSLRTCIWAELQRRMTMPEPELATLGPELSGLDTKLLLDLPVRLMDRLSSESIMLVVELVRGTPEQLLALTPPHRAALAERALQNLAPKETTVSREVLETLGPLVGFLGIESTRRIPLQILLAHLSQLQDICLGEPFATELGWLLLQEPLLGKPELWSQDEVEQAGRLVFTLSPEAISLIPREALGPETLERLLEKQQSWEQSRAGQLCAGPQLTAKKAALVAGIVRPTAEDLPEPVPNCADVRGTFPSAWSATQIAEMELLDFEDCLALIAGDPGLGPEELRAAMGKAKQLWGPPWGFRPEQILQLGRLLIGLGERELQELSLVDWGVLSTLGQIDGWSSTQLRVVVSSFLKQSGRHVSHLDFLHLTALGYTLCGLRPEELQHINSWEFSQAALFLGNLHLPCSEEQLEVLAQLLVLPGGFGPVSNWGPEIFTEIGTIAAGIPDLALSALLRGQIQGLTPLAISVIPPPKFAVVFSPTQLSSLTSVQAVAVTPEQMAFLSPEQRRAVAWAQYEGKETPEQQGRSTAWGLQDWSQPSWALALTIYFLGNLL